One Bdellovibrionota bacterium DNA window includes the following coding sequences:
- a CDS encoding DUF502 domain-containing protein codes for MEPKQSSFSMKNIGQIFLRGALVLLPLFVSIYVLIWLAGSIDGVFGRILKTLNPELELPSGFGLIIGASIIFIVGITSEFLIAKSINNFIQSLMARIPGIGAIFNALKSLADYLNPKNNAARGKTVVVHFPSKDAPQKFKLVGFMTVSNLKNMPKGINDDELVTVFVPMSYQMGGFSIFVNRSQVEEINLPFEKAMQGALTGWVQI; via the coding sequence ATGGAACCTAAACAATCGAGCTTTAGCATGAAAAATATTGGACAGATCTTTTTGAGAGGAGCACTGGTTCTACTTCCTCTTTTTGTAAGTATTTATGTTTTAATCTGGCTTGCCGGAAGTATTGATGGAGTTTTTGGTAGAATTTTAAAAACCTTAAATCCTGAGTTAGAGCTTCCCTCAGGATTTGGGTTGATCATCGGCGCTTCGATTATTTTTATCGTAGGAATTACGTCTGAGTTCTTGATCGCAAAATCCATCAATAATTTTATTCAGAGCTTGATGGCTCGCATACCAGGAATAGGTGCTATTTTTAATGCTTTGAAAAGTTTAGCCGATTATTTAAATCCTAAAAATAACGCCGCCCGTGGAAAAACTGTCGTCGTGCACTTCCCTTCTAAGGATGCTCCTCAAAAATTTAAACTTGTAGGATTTATGACAGTTTCAAATTTAAAAAATATGCCCAAAGGTATCAATGATGATGAGCTTGTCACCGTATTTGTACCCATGAGTTATCAAATGGGAGGATTTTCGATTTTTGTAAACAGAAGCCAAGTCGAGGAAATTAATTTACCCTTCGAAAAAGCCATGCAAGGCGCCCTCACCGGCTGGGTCCAAATCTAG
- a CDS encoding tRNA-uridine aminocarboxypropyltransferase: MSRKANKGNRCDKCRMKDTHCICSHLIAHNNSTPVTVLMHYRELVTTTNTARIAHFMLKNSSVHYRGLIENPLVESQILQSGFTPLYLYPSEESAPLTPELVQSLGGKVQLIVPDGSWRQAKRVARREPFLKNVQHVKLSDASSGIFYLRRKIKEEGVSTIEAIARALGVIESKEIQQSMENVFRIMVEKTLDTRGKKLENYEQSKHGT; the protein is encoded by the coding sequence ATGAGCCGTAAAGCCAATAAAGGCAACAGGTGCGACAAATGTCGAATGAAAGACACTCATTGCATCTGCTCACATTTGATCGCACACAACAATAGCACTCCTGTGACGGTGTTGATGCACTACCGAGAGCTTGTTACGACTACAAATACGGCGCGAATTGCTCATTTTATGCTCAAAAACAGCAGCGTACATTATCGTGGACTCATCGAAAACCCACTGGTGGAAAGCCAAATTTTGCAGAGCGGATTTACGCCCCTGTACCTTTATCCGTCGGAAGAATCCGCCCCCCTCACTCCAGAGCTTGTACAATCCTTAGGCGGAAAAGTTCAATTGATTGTTCCTGATGGCAGCTGGAGACAAGCAAAACGAGTGGCCAGACGTGAACCTTTCTTAAAAAATGTACAGCATGTGAAGCTAAGTGATGCTTCGTCGGGAATTTTTTATCTCCGAAGAAAAATCAAAGAAGAAGGCGTTTCCACCATAGAAGCCATCGCCAGAGCTCTTGGCGTGATCGAATCCAAAGAAATTCAACAAAGTATGGAAAATGTTTTTAGAATCATGGTAGAAAAGACTTTAGACACTAGAGGAAAAAAATTAGAAAATTATGAGCAATCAAAACATGGAACCTAA
- a CDS encoding DUF3307 domain-containing protein, protein MIETLLTIFFLLIAGHAVGDFAIQTDWVAYNKNRHTKDNMSLETKGKIEQVWPWVLSAHSLHHGLIVFLITQRIWLGLAETVVHWVTDYGKSEGWYGFHVDQILHVTAKVAWIALLYYQVV, encoded by the coding sequence ATGATAGAGACACTTTTAACGATATTTTTTTTGCTGATAGCAGGTCACGCTGTTGGTGATTTTGCAATCCAAACAGACTGGGTTGCTTACAATAAGAACAGGCATACTAAAGACAATATGTCTCTTGAAACCAAAGGTAAAATCGAACAAGTGTGGCCATGGGTACTCAGTGCCCACTCTTTACATCACGGTTTGATCGTATTCTTGATAACGCAAAGAATTTGGCTCGGGCTGGCAGAAACGGTTGTTCACTGGGTTACTGACTACGGAAAGTCTGAAGGTTGGTACGGATTCCATGTGGATCAAATTCTACACGTCACAGCTAAAGTTGCTTGGATCGCACTTCTGTACTATCAAGTGGTTTAG
- a CDS encoding rod shape-determining protein gives MVNPFKKSTAGADIYIDLGTANTLVVALGKGLIVNEPSVVAYKDMNGKKKILAVGADAKEKMGRAPGNMIVTHPLVDGVIADLDVTETMLKYFLQKPGVVKFYKKPEVVISLPYGVTDVEKKACIQAGISAGAKKVYLIDEPMASAVGAGLKVEQPKASMIIDIGGGTTEVAVISLFGIVHCEAVRVGGHAFDRDIVNYVKRNFNLIIGDQTAEKVKLAVGTALTDRPELKTTIKGIDAATGLPKSIEISSFDISKAMNNSLSTIVDAVHKTLENIPPELVSDIIQDGIVLAGGGALIRDLDERLRREVRVPIQLAAEPLLTIAKGGEMIIGSKDFLNRVMI, from the coding sequence ATGGTAAATCCTTTCAAAAAATCAACCGCGGGTGCGGACATATACATCGATTTAGGAACTGCTAACACTCTAGTGGTAGCTCTTGGTAAAGGCCTTATCGTAAACGAACCTTCTGTCGTGGCTTACAAAGACATGAATGGAAAAAAGAAAATCTTAGCAGTAGGAGCAGATGCAAAAGAAAAAATGGGCCGTGCTCCAGGCAATATGATTGTCACTCATCCACTCGTAGACGGTGTTATTGCAGATCTTGATGTCACAGAGACAATGCTAAAATATTTTCTTCAGAAACCAGGCGTTGTTAAATTTTATAAAAAACCAGAAGTTGTTATTTCTCTTCCTTACGGCGTGACCGATGTCGAGAAGAAAGCCTGTATCCAGGCTGGAATTTCTGCGGGTGCAAAGAAAGTTTATCTCATAGATGAACCCATGGCTTCTGCTGTAGGAGCAGGACTGAAAGTGGAGCAACCCAAAGCCAGCATGATCATTGATATTGGTGGCGGTACAACTGAAGTTGCTGTGATTTCATTATTTGGTATCGTACACTGTGAAGCGGTAAGAGTGGGTGGCCACGCGTTTGATAGAGATATCGTCAACTATGTGAAAAGAAATTTCAATTTGATCATTGGTGATCAAACAGCAGAAAAAGTAAAGCTTGCCGTGGGTACGGCGTTAACGGATCGTCCGGAGTTAAAAACCACAATCAAAGGTATCGATGCAGCGACAGGTTTACCAAAGTCCATCGAAATTTCTTCTTTTGATATCAGTAAAGCCATGAATAATTCTCTTTCTACGATTGTAGATGCGGTTCATAAGACTCTAGAGAATATTCCTCCGGAATTGGTCTCAGACATAATTCAAGATGGAATTGTGCTCGCAGGTGGCGGAGCACTTATTCGTGACTTGGACGAGCGTTTACGTCGCGAGGTGAGAGTTCCTATTCAATTGGCAGCGGAGCCTCTCTTGACTATCGCTAAAGGTGGCGAGATGATTATTGGTTCGAAGGACTTTCTGAATAGGGTAATGATTTAA
- a CDS encoding outer membrane beta-barrel domain-containing protein produces MKKLLLSILTVSVSLSAYAAPKSLKKDFDTLGDNKVFAERVKQMDQDKKVRIVQNRIVDLYNRFEIGGSYGYNAGGDSYVTTQHLGGMLEFHFSPRFAMGIRYQHYFNELTSEGKTQYDTVRAAQNQDAASSQLVAGIDNPEDVGLLTFSYSPIYGKLNLFDMSVAHFDIYTLAGFGKMKLASGDSDVLTAGVGMGVWVTQNFSARLEGRYETYEDLMGLESYGIQSRRQNNIQGMFAIGILL; encoded by the coding sequence ATGAAAAAGCTTTTATTATCCATCCTAACAGTATCTGTTTCATTGTCTGCATACGCTGCACCGAAATCTCTGAAGAAAGATTTCGATACCCTCGGCGACAATAAAGTTTTCGCTGAACGCGTAAAGCAAATGGATCAAGATAAAAAAGTACGTATCGTACAAAATAGAATCGTGGATCTTTATAACAGATTCGAAATCGGAGGTTCTTATGGATACAATGCAGGTGGCGATAGTTATGTAACAACTCAGCACCTTGGCGGAATGTTAGAATTCCACTTTAGCCCAAGATTTGCGATGGGTATCAGATACCAACATTATTTCAATGAATTGACCAGCGAAGGTAAAACACAGTACGACACCGTGAGAGCAGCGCAAAACCAAGACGCGGCTTCATCACAGCTGGTGGCTGGAATCGATAATCCCGAAGACGTTGGACTTTTAACTTTCAGTTACTCACCTATCTACGGAAAACTAAATCTTTTTGATATGAGCGTAGCTCACTTCGATATCTACACTTTAGCTGGATTCGGTAAAATGAAATTGGCTTCTGGTGATTCAGACGTTCTGACAGCAGGCGTAGGTATGGGAGTTTGGGTAACACAAAACTTTTCAGCTCGTCTTGAAGGTCGATACGAAACTTACGAAGACTTAATGGGCCTAGAATCTTACGGCATCCAAAGTCGACGTCAGAATAATATCCAAGGTATGTTTGCGATCGGAATTTTGCTTTAA
- a CDS encoding AgmX/PglI C-terminal domain-containing protein has protein sequence MKTNLKKNNTEESKFVLENKLGQVVRVIDWQGNGSMSVIYRHDSRRIEATDDLEALDLDHVEYTVIEKVKKADVQKKAVKIAQVGTLRFTNDINTVSPSTAHSEDDTKPFFLLSLKYIGATASALLVLLMIVAHFIKPDLQEVRVVEIVERPEEMKKAVVQPRQRQKMPKQQVVKASNKRSTPRVARTATPRKAVKVTTNEMSINQMGALGALGSLNKSPQKGGLNLNNVATSKGIGRGGNQGSGGMQQSIYGKGLVAAPLGAGQRANGAGGYGTKGAGGGQAGYGQLSLVGSAGSFFQPVKSEALIEGGLDKNEVDAVIKRHEGEIRYCYEQGLQTNPKLSGRVSMKFFIAANGYVSSADITNTSLHSKQVEGCITGRLKTWKFPNPRGGVVVKVNYPFVLRRVGS, from the coding sequence ATGAAAACAAACTTGAAGAAAAATAACACGGAAGAAAGCAAATTTGTTCTTGAGAACAAATTGGGTCAAGTTGTTAGAGTTATCGACTGGCAAGGTAACGGCAGTATGAGTGTGATTTATAGACACGACTCAAGAAGAATCGAAGCTACAGATGATCTTGAGGCTTTAGACTTGGATCACGTTGAATACACGGTCATCGAAAAAGTAAAAAAAGCTGACGTACAAAAGAAAGCTGTAAAAATCGCGCAAGTGGGTACATTAAGATTTACAAATGATATCAATACAGTTTCCCCTTCTACTGCTCACTCTGAAGACGACACAAAACCTTTCTTCTTGTTATCTCTAAAATACATCGGAGCAACCGCTTCTGCCTTACTTGTTCTATTAATGATCGTGGCTCACTTTATCAAACCTGATTTACAAGAAGTAAGAGTGGTCGAGATCGTTGAACGTCCGGAAGAAATGAAAAAAGCGGTGGTTCAGCCAAGACAAAGACAGAAAATGCCAAAGCAACAAGTAGTGAAAGCTTCCAACAAAAGATCTACTCCACGTGTAGCAAGAACTGCAACTCCAAGAAAAGCTGTTAAAGTCACAACGAATGAAATGTCGATCAACCAAATGGGAGCTCTGGGAGCTTTAGGTTCTTTAAATAAAAGCCCGCAAAAAGGTGGATTGAATTTAAATAACGTTGCAACATCAAAAGGCATCGGTCGCGGTGGAAATCAAGGTAGCGGCGGAATGCAACAATCCATCTACGGAAAAGGTTTAGTTGCAGCTCCACTCGGTGCTGGTCAAAGAGCGAACGGTGCTGGCGGTTATGGAACAAAAGGCGCTGGTGGCGGTCAAGCTGGTTACGGACAATTATCTCTTGTAGGTTCCGCAGGTTCATTCTTCCAACCGGTCAAGTCTGAAGCCCTTATCGAAGGTGGATTGGACAAAAACGAAGTTGATGCAGTTATCAAAAGACATGAAGGTGAAATCAGATACTGTTACGAACAAGGTTTACAAACAAATCCAAAATTATCAGGTCGCGTATCTATGAAATTCTTTATCGCGGCAAATGGTTATGTTTCATCAGCAGATATCACAAATACAAGTTTGCATTCAAAACAAGTTGAAGGCTGCATTACTGGCAGACTTAAAACTTGGAAATTCCCAAATCCACGCGGTGGAGTTGTAGTAAAAGTTAATTATCCATTCGTCTTACGACGTGTTGGTTCGTAA
- a CDS encoding biopolymer transporter ExbD produces MSSQSVLKNHSLRGPIASQGAIKSKGGGIKKHNMVFSLNLTALIDAFSILVIFLLSNYSGDAQNVNLSKHIQLPNATQTEMMTMGTVVKIEGNRIFVDEKEVKLENLIGKLIEAKKSKEKDTDDVKNSLIIQADRQLDFALLSPVIRAGGSAGFNQYKFAAMPQNKK; encoded by the coding sequence ATGTCATCACAAAGTGTTTTAAAAAATCATAGTCTTAGAGGCCCGATTGCTAGCCAAGGAGCTATCAAATCTAAAGGTGGCGGAATAAAGAAACACAACATGGTGTTCTCTTTAAACCTCACGGCTCTAATCGATGCTTTCTCAATTCTTGTGATCTTCCTATTATCCAACTATAGCGGCGATGCTCAAAACGTGAATCTGTCAAAACACATTCAATTGCCCAACGCCACTCAAACCGAAATGATGACTATGGGTACGGTAGTGAAAATAGAAGGCAATAGAATTTTTGTAGATGAAAAAGAAGTTAAATTAGAAAATTTGATCGGAAAATTAATCGAAGCTAAAAAATCAAAAGAAAAAGATACCGATGATGTTAAAAATTCTCTGATTATCCAAGCCGACAGACAATTGGATTTCGCACTGTTAAGCCCCGTAATCCGCGCGGGTGGATCTGCAGGATTTAATCAGTATAAATTTGCAGCGATGCCGCAGAATAAAAAATAG
- a CDS encoding biopolymer transporter ExbD, translating to MGFVGGQNKKSLDVELNLLPVFDVLSVCICFLLMTVVWIQVGQIKTSQALGGQSQAETKNPPSVWLTVDEKSNVVLSFKHTKGKLGDQVVSGNKGQVNLEGLKNRIQSLSEKHGFEIALLMPSSNTSYDSIIQIMDSLKGANIKDVGLSPL from the coding sequence ATGGGCTTTGTAGGCGGACAAAATAAAAAATCTCTCGATGTAGAATTAAATTTACTACCAGTATTCGACGTTCTCTCTGTGTGTATTTGTTTTTTGTTGATGACGGTAGTATGGATTCAAGTTGGGCAGATTAAAACCTCACAAGCCCTTGGCGGCCAAAGCCAAGCCGAAACTAAAAATCCTCCTTCGGTTTGGCTAACGGTTGATGAAAAATCAAACGTTGTACTTTCTTTCAAACATACAAAAGGAAAATTGGGTGACCAAGTTGTTTCCGGCAACAAAGGTCAAGTGAACCTTGAAGGACTGAAGAATAGAATTCAATCCCTTTCTGAAAAACATGGATTTGAAATCGCTCTTTTGATGCCATCAAGTAACACATCTTACGACAGCATTATCCAAATCATGGATTCATTAAAAGGTGCAAACATTAAAGACGTTGGACTTTCACCGCTTTAA
- a CDS encoding MotA/TolQ/ExbB proton channel family protein: MDFITNIGKAFEHGGFVMWIIFTGQIVSLAIIAERFQALYMKRGLNNKKLAKSFESDIKKGNMTTVLSRAKTLGQSHTLGRVVEAGVQAAIDMGGKEEIQSKMDEVLLSENSLLEKRTGFLAAIGNIGTLAGLLGTIIGLIDSFTAVANSNPIEKATLLSQGISMAMYATAYGLLMAIPALVMYAVYQNRATSLQEDINQSSLMIFNWLSYGYEPVTKKRILK, translated from the coding sequence ATGGATTTCATTACAAATATTGGAAAAGCGTTCGAGCACGGTGGTTTTGTTATGTGGATCATCTTCACAGGACAAATCGTATCTTTAGCAATTATCGCGGAAAGATTTCAAGCTCTATATATGAAGCGTGGACTGAACAACAAAAAATTAGCTAAGTCTTTTGAATCCGACATTAAAAAAGGAAATATGACAACCGTATTGAGCAGAGCAAAAACTCTAGGTCAATCACACACATTGGGTCGAGTAGTTGAGGCCGGTGTACAAGCCGCAATCGATATGGGTGGAAAAGAAGAAATCCAATCTAAAATGGATGAAGTATTATTGTCTGAGAATTCATTATTAGAAAAAAGAACAGGATTCCTAGCCGCAATTGGTAATATCGGTACCCTTGCTGGTCTATTAGGTACAATCATTGGTCTGATCGATTCTTTCACGGCGGTTGCGAATTCAAACCCAATCGAAAAAGCGACTTTATTATCTCAAGGTATTTCAATGGCGATGTATGCAACGGCATATGGTCTCTTGATGGCTATCCCGGCTCTTGTTATGTACGCCGTTTACCAAAACAGAGCGACATCTTTACAAGAAGATATCAACCAAAGCTCATTAATGATCTTCAACTGGTTGAGCTACGGATATGAGCCAGTAACTAAGAAACGTATCCTTAAATAA
- a CDS encoding helix-turn-helix domain-containing protein: MYTPNKAKEALKELGGHIRMARKRRLWTIAELSQKVGVSSPTIISLEKGESTVSVGVLVSALWTLGLDAELRALTTLNDVEGIKLMNMRLPEKVRTKKKALDNDF; this comes from the coding sequence ATGTATACACCAAATAAAGCGAAAGAAGCCTTAAAAGAATTGGGAGGGCATATTCGCATGGCTCGCAAAAGACGTCTTTGGACGATTGCGGAACTTTCACAAAAGGTTGGTGTATCGTCTCCAACAATCATTTCTTTGGAAAAAGGGGAGTCCACTGTCAGTGTTGGAGTTCTTGTTTCAGCGCTTTGGACTCTTGGTTTAGATGCAGAACTTCGTGCTCTAACAACTTTGAACGATGTTGAAGGAATTAAGTTGATGAATATGAGACTTCCTGAAAAAGTCCGCACAAAAAAGAAAGCTCTAGATAATGACTTCTAA
- a CDS encoding type II toxin-antitoxin system HipA family toxin: MTSKECFVYIQLPNSFETVTVGKFKWEKAGSNSEVGTFIYGQSYLRNPNRISLDPFNLPLEEREFQVTINEGVHGPIRDASPDSWGRYVIQKNTPLDQHDPMGYLLNSAGDRIGALSFGFGKVPPAPVRIFNKTIDLEKLIKAAHKLEKDQPLSKAEKALLMVGPSAGGARPKTTVENNNNLWIAKFPAVADKQNFSKIEYVTMKFAKKCGLNVPDVDLVQIGGQDVFLIKRFDRVYQKSKQDYYRHHFVSGLTLLNLDERDYANWSYIDFADQMRRWILNPSNDLRELFKRIAFNGLISNTDDHPRNHGFIHTGNGYRLSPVYDLVPKPEAGTTRYLAMPFGDQGKVFIFENLISRSDAFGLSREEATLIYKKLKSNISNWRSFYSANGLASSDMEYLENSFNHWKTL; this comes from the coding sequence ATGACTTCTAAGGAATGTTTTGTTTACATTCAACTTCCAAACTCGTTTGAAACTGTAACTGTTGGTAAATTCAAGTGGGAAAAAGCAGGTTCTAATTCTGAAGTTGGCACTTTCATTTATGGGCAATCGTATTTGAGAAATCCCAATAGAATTTCACTCGACCCCTTCAATTTGCCACTTGAAGAAAGAGAATTCCAAGTGACCATCAATGAAGGCGTGCATGGACCAATACGTGACGCGAGCCCAGACAGTTGGGGGAGATATGTCATCCAAAAAAATACTCCTCTGGATCAACATGACCCGATGGGATATTTGTTAAATTCTGCTGGCGACAGGATTGGCGCATTATCATTTGGATTTGGAAAAGTGCCTCCGGCACCAGTTCGAATCTTCAATAAAACAATTGATTTAGAAAAATTAATTAAAGCTGCTCATAAACTTGAAAAAGATCAGCCATTGAGCAAAGCTGAAAAAGCGCTGCTCATGGTAGGTCCATCAGCAGGAGGGGCAAGGCCTAAAACAACTGTAGAAAATAACAATAATTTGTGGATTGCTAAATTTCCTGCAGTTGCTGACAAACAGAATTTTTCAAAAATTGAATACGTGACAATGAAGTTTGCTAAAAAGTGTGGTTTGAATGTTCCAGACGTTGATCTTGTCCAGATTGGAGGTCAGGATGTCTTTTTAATTAAGAGATTTGATAGAGTTTATCAAAAATCAAAACAAGATTACTATCGACATCACTTTGTGAGCGGGCTAACACTTCTTAATCTAGATGAAAGAGACTATGCCAACTGGTCTTATATTGATTTTGCAGATCAAATGCGCAGGTGGATTTTAAATCCGTCAAATGACCTGCGAGAGCTTTTTAAGAGAATTGCATTCAACGGTTTAATTTCAAATACAGATGATCATCCCAGAAACCACGGCTTTATTCATACTGGAAATGGCTATAGGCTCTCTCCAGTTTATGATTTAGTCCCTAAACCTGAAGCTGGAACTACTCGTTACTTAGCGATGCCATTTGGAGATCAAGGTAAAGTATTTATTTTCGAAAATTTGATTTCCAGATCGGATGCATTCGGTTTATCTAGAGAAGAAGCTACGTTAATTTATAAAAAATTAAAGTCAAATATTTCAAATTGGCGATCATTTTACAGTGCAAACGGATTGGCATCTTCAGATATGGAGTATCTCGAAAATTCTTTTAATCATTGGAAAACGCTTTAA
- a CDS encoding M14 family zinc carboxypeptidase: protein MKKFIFAIAMGCLLVAGTTNSVQSSDPILSTYHVTNIQDESMMKIAEQFEVVRKLSNGYEVLVPIDQAQNFLALAPAAKLIEMDYSAPLRKLTMRSQIFSLTNLLRQYQLHDQIIEKLQTLASNRPELVQFVEYGKSADGRTLFAVKISDNVEADEDEPELMITAATHGDEIITTEVALGLIDKLMAGYGSDQRLTNMINSHELYFIPVVNADGFVARARYDKGVDPNRSYPSPENPNAKSTASIAALINFFNSRNFVGTLDFHAYGELTMYPWAFTYDSVPQKDKEIFNDLTKKMSAANGYTFGPISKVIYVAKGSSADYYYWAKNTISVAIEMGSSKAPYPNEIESYIKEQTESTWVFIENF, encoded by the coding sequence ATGAAAAAATTTATTTTTGCTATAGCTATGGGATGTCTTTTGGTCGCGGGAACTACCAATAGCGTGCAATCCTCTGATCCTATACTCTCAACTTATCACGTTACAAACATTCAAGATGAATCGATGATGAAAATTGCGGAACAATTCGAAGTTGTGCGTAAACTAAGTAATGGATACGAAGTGTTGGTACCCATAGATCAAGCTCAAAACTTTTTGGCGTTGGCTCCTGCTGCAAAATTGATCGAAATGGATTATTCTGCTCCATTAAGAAAACTGACAATGCGCTCACAAATATTCTCTCTCACCAATTTATTGAGGCAGTATCAACTCCATGATCAGATTATCGAAAAACTTCAAACCCTCGCATCCAACAGACCAGAACTTGTGCAATTTGTAGAATACGGAAAGTCTGCTGATGGCAGAACTCTCTTTGCGGTAAAAATCTCAGATAATGTTGAAGCGGATGAAGATGAACCAGAGTTGATGATCACTGCTGCCACTCACGGAGATGAGATCATTACAACCGAAGTGGCTCTAGGATTGATTGATAAATTGATGGCGGGATACGGGAGTGATCAGAGACTCACAAATATGATAAATTCCCATGAACTTTATTTTATCCCGGTGGTAAACGCCGATGGGTTTGTGGCAAGAGCAAGATACGATAAAGGCGTTGATCCGAACAGATCGTATCCTTCTCCGGAAAATCCAAATGCAAAATCAACCGCTAGTATTGCTGCGCTTATCAATTTTTTTAATTCTAGAAATTTTGTGGGAACTTTAGATTTCCACGCCTACGGCGAACTCACTATGTATCCTTGGGCATTCACTTATGATTCGGTTCCCCAAAAAGACAAAGAGATTTTTAATGACCTCACAAAGAAAATGTCTGCTGCCAATGGTTATACTTTTGGACCAATTTCCAAAGTCATCTACGTCGCAAAAGGTTCAAGCGCAGATTACTACTATTGGGCAAAAAACACGATTTCCGTAGCCATAGAAATGGGAAGTAGCAAAGCTCCCTACCCTAACGAGATCGAAAGCTACATTAAAGAACAAACCGAATCGACTTGGGTTTTCATCGAGAATTTCTAA
- a CDS encoding ABC-F family ATP-binding cassette domain-containing protein, with protein sequence MIHVSGITKNYGSKTLFKNAGFQINAGEKIGLVGPNGNGKTTIFRIIMGEEGVETGAVSKPEKCVIGYFSQKIEDMRGNTVINEVKSAAGPVTKLQEELKVLEAKLSEPLGEDEMMKVLERYGEAQSEFERLGGYDLDSRAAEVLTGLGIPPEDQSRDTATFSGGWKMRIALAKILVLKPDVLLMDEPTNHLDLESIVWLEEWIVNYKGALLMTSHDRDFMNRIVSKIIEVANKTITTYTGNYDFYEKDRDIRKEQLIAQARRQDDMLAKEEEFIARFAARASHAAQVQSRVKKLEKIDRIEIPPEEQVIHFEWPQSPRGGDEVVKFENLKKVYQTHDGKEKLVFQGATALVKRLDRIAVVGVNGAGKSTLLKILSGHTEKTDGSLTVGPSTEIGYFSQNALDVLNPKNTVQEEVHGNIPTASVGHVKSLLGALKFSGDEADKKISILSGGEKSRVVLAKILSRATNLLILDEPTNHLDISSREVLLDAIRRYQGTVIIVSHDRYFLREITSKVFELDKSELNIYNGDWDYYQEKKRH encoded by the coding sequence ATGATTCACGTCTCTGGAATTACAAAAAATTATGGCTCAAAAACTTTGTTTAAAAATGCAGGGTTTCAAATCAACGCTGGCGAAAAAATAGGCTTAGTTGGCCCTAATGGCAACGGTAAGACTACGATTTTTCGCATCATTATGGGCGAAGAAGGTGTTGAAACCGGAGCCGTCTCAAAACCTGAAAAGTGCGTGATCGGATATTTCTCTCAAAAAATCGAAGACATGCGCGGGAACACTGTGATCAACGAAGTGAAGTCCGCAGCTGGACCTGTTACTAAACTTCAAGAAGAACTTAAAGTATTGGAAGCCAAACTCTCTGAACCTCTGGGTGAAGATGAGATGATGAAGGTTTTAGAAAGATATGGAGAAGCTCAATCAGAATTTGAGCGCCTCGGAGGATATGACTTGGATTCCCGAGCCGCCGAAGTTCTCACTGGACTGGGAATTCCACCCGAAGACCAATCCCGCGACACTGCCACCTTCAGTGGTGGGTGGAAAATGAGAATTGCTCTAGCTAAAATTTTAGTTCTAAAGCCAGATGTGCTTTTGATGGATGAACCGACAAACCATTTGGACTTGGAGTCGATCGTTTGGTTAGAAGAATGGATTGTGAATTATAAGGGCGCACTCCTTATGACAAGCCATGATCGTGACTTTATGAACCGAATCGTTTCTAAAATCATTGAAGTCGCAAATAAAACCATCACCACCTACACCGGCAACTATGATTTTTATGAAAAAGACCGTGATATCCGAAAAGAGCAACTGATTGCTCAAGCAAGACGTCAAGATGACATGCTGGCAAAAGAAGAAGAATTTATCGCAAGATTTGCCGCCCGCGCATCGCACGCTGCTCAAGTGCAATCGCGAGTTAAAAAATTAGAAAAAATAGATCGCATCGAAATTCCACCGGAAGAACAAGTCATTCATTTTGAATGGCCGCAAAGTCCCCGTGGTGGTGATGAAGTGGTGAAATTCGAAAATTTAAAAAAAGTTTATCAAACTCATGACGGGAAAGAGAAATTAGTATTTCAAGGTGCTACGGCTCTTGTAAAACGCTTGGATCGCATTGCTGTTGTCGGCGTGAACGGAGCTGGTAAATCCACACTTCTCAAAATCTTATCGGGACACACCGAAAAAACTGATGGCTCGTTGACTGTAGGACCAAGCACTGAGATTGGTTATTTTTCGCAGAATGCCCTGGACGTACTCAACCCAAAGAATACAGTTCAAGAAGAAGTTCACGGAAACATTCCTACGGCAAGCGTTGGCCATGTGAAGAGCTTACTTGGAGCACTTAAATTTTCTGGTGATGAAGCCGACAAAAAAATTTCTATATTGTCTGGCGGTGAGAAATCCAGAGTGGTTCTTGCTAAAATTTTATCGAGAGCAACAAACCTTCTTATTCTTGATGAACCTACCAATCACTTAGATATTTCTTCTCGTGAAGTGCTTTTAGACGCAATCAGACGTTATCAAGGCACTGTAATAATTGTAAGCCATGACAGATATTTTTTAAGAGAAATTACATCAAAAGTTTTCGAACTCGATAAAAGTGAACTGAATATCTACAACGGCGACTGGGATTACTACCAAGAGAAAAAGCGCCACTAA